In the genome of Neisseria animaloris, one region contains:
- the icd gene encoding NADP-dependent isocitrate dehydrogenase, whose translation MSHIKVPAEGQKIFPGQAIPNNPIIPFIEGDGIGVDITPVMKAVIDAAVEKAYGGEKKIHWMEVYAGEKATRVYGDNVWLPEETLEALKEYSVSIKGPMTTPVGGGIRSLNVALRQELDLYQCVRPVRYFNGVPSPLKDPSKTDMVIFRENTEDIYAGIEWEAESENAKKIINFLQNEMGVKKIRFPETSGIGIKPVSKEGTTRLVRAAIQYAIDNDRDSVTLVHKGNIMKFTEGGFRDWGYELAQKEFGAELIDGGPWCKFKNPKTGKEIIVKDAIADAFLQQIVLRPAEYDVIATLNLNGDYISDALAAQVGGIGIAPGANISDKYAVFEATHGTAPKYAGQDKVNPGSLILSAEMMLRHLGWKEAADLVIESMEKAIGDKQVTYDFARLMEGANEVSCSAFGKAMIERM comes from the coding sequence ATGAGTCATATCAAAGTACCCGCAGAAGGCCAAAAAATCTTTCCCGGCCAAGCCATTCCCAACAATCCGATTATTCCCTTTATCGAGGGCGACGGTATCGGTGTAGACATCACCCCGGTTATGAAAGCTGTGATTGATGCTGCCGTTGAAAAAGCTTATGGTGGTGAGAAAAAAATCCATTGGATGGAAGTTTATGCCGGTGAAAAAGCCACCCGCGTATACGGCGACAACGTTTGGCTGCCCGAAGAAACCTTGGAAGCCCTGAAAGAATACTCCGTATCTATCAAAGGCCCGATGACCACTCCCGTAGGCGGCGGCATCCGTTCGTTAAACGTAGCTTTGCGCCAAGAATTAGATTTATACCAATGCGTGCGCCCCGTGCGTTACTTCAACGGCGTACCCTCTCCGCTGAAAGACCCCAGCAAAACCGACATGGTGATTTTCCGTGAAAACACCGAAGACATCTACGCCGGTATCGAATGGGAAGCCGAAAGCGAAAATGCTAAAAAAATTATCAACTTCCTGCAAAATGAAATGGGTGTGAAAAAAATCCGCTTCCCCGAAACATCAGGCATCGGCATCAAACCCGTTTCAAAAGAAGGTACTACCCGTTTGGTTCGCGCCGCCATCCAATACGCGATCGATAACGACCGAGACAGCGTAACGCTGGTTCATAAAGGCAACATCATGAAGTTTACTGAAGGCGGTTTCCGTGATTGGGGTTACGAACTGGCTCAAAAAGAATTCGGCGCAGAATTGATTGACGGCGGCCCGTGGTGTAAATTCAAAAACCCGAAAACCGGCAAAGAAATCATCGTAAAAGATGCGATTGCCGATGCGTTCCTCCAGCAAATCGTATTGCGACCCGCCGAATATGATGTCATCGCTACTTTGAACCTGAACGGCGACTACATTTCCGACGCACTGGCCGCCCAAGTAGGCGGTATCGGTATCGCTCCGGGTGCCAACATTTCCGACAAATACGCTGTATTTGAAGCCACTCACGGTACTGCGCCCAAATACGCCGGCCAAGACAAAGTAAACCCCGGCTCTCTGATTCTCTCCGCCGAAATGATGTTGCGCCATCTCGGTTGGAAAGAAGCGGCTGATTTGGTTATCGAATCCATGGAAAAAGCCATCGGCGACAAACAAGTAACCTACGACTTTGCCCGCTTGATGGAAGGTGCCAATGAAGTATCATGTTCCGCATTCGGCAAAGCCATGATTGAGCGTATGTAA
- a CDS encoding GNAT family N-acetyltransferase, with the protein MSLITVLRPAAPHDCEYIYNAHQYSVQYTCARSYNDQILNAWRKLLSPDSYLDTMGNPNKALWVVEYRGNIQGFFQLDLKDAQLDALYVHPFVHNQGLGTALLQRAEELAIDAGLSLIKLYASLNSVTFYNLNGYESLGSAILPLNREVKVECELMRKYL; encoded by the coding sequence ATGAGCCTGATTACCGTCCTTCGTCCTGCCGCTCCGCACGACTGCGAATATATTTACAATGCCCATCAATATTCCGTGCAATACACATGTGCCCGCAGCTATAACGACCAAATCCTCAACGCTTGGCGCAAACTGCTCAGTCCCGACAGCTACCTCGACACCATGGGGAACCCCAACAAAGCCTTATGGGTAGTCGAATACCGCGGCAACATCCAAGGCTTCTTCCAACTCGACCTTAAAGATGCACAGCTTGATGCCTTGTATGTGCACCCGTTCGTACACAATCAAGGCTTGGGCACCGCCCTTTTGCAGCGTGCCGAAGAATTGGCTATTGACGCAGGACTGAGCCTCATTAAACTCTATGCTTCGCTCAACTCGGTTACTTTCTACAACCTGAACGGTTACGAATCACTTGGCAGCGCCATACTGCCGTTAAACCGCGAAGTAAAAGTAGAATGCGAGCTGATGCGCAAATACTTATGA
- a CDS encoding DUF2062 domain-containing protein: MTDTNRISYRHKLPKRDQIFASRWTKPFAPMFDKPYFWTLNRRQAAVSVAVGMFCGLMPGPTQMVSALIVAYFLRTNLPVAVFSTLYTNPLTYMPLYYLAYKIGAFFMGVHAADALVFPSWSNGQFFSELWHWLIGAGKPLLIGIPVLGGVLAVIGYFAVLGIWRLRTARLWQKRNENRGQR, from the coding sequence ATGACCGACACCAACCGTATTTCCTACCGCCACAAACTCCCCAAACGGGATCAGATTTTCGCTTCCCGTTGGACTAAGCCGTTTGCGCCGATGTTCGACAAACCATACTTTTGGACGCTCAATCGCCGCCAAGCCGCCGTATCGGTGGCCGTGGGTATGTTTTGCGGCCTGATGCCCGGCCCGACGCAGATGGTGAGCGCACTGATTGTTGCCTATTTCTTGCGCACCAACCTGCCGGTTGCCGTATTTTCCACGCTCTACACCAACCCGCTGACTTACATGCCGCTCTACTATCTGGCTTATAAAATCGGTGCATTCTTTATGGGCGTGCATGCCGCCGATGCGCTTGTTTTTCCTTCATGGAGCAACGGGCAGTTTTTTTCCGAGCTATGGCACTGGCTGATCGGCGCAGGCAAGCCGCTTTTAATCGGCATTCCCGTCTTGGGCGGCGTGCTGGCCGTAATCGGCTATTTCGCCGTACTCGGCATTTGGCGGCTGCGTACGGCCCGCCTTTGGCAAAAACGGAACGAAAATCGTGGACAAAGGTAA
- a CDS encoding type IV secretion protein Rhs, which produces MDKGNRKQKWRFLTENEIDVARKVFSDGIDYTRVKIYRGIPYAPPFKIAVSPNGNIYFPRYDCPNDFAKTEPRYQVWLIHELTHVWQYQHGYRTWFGGALLAVKGGYIKRSAYVYPRLDTIRSLSDLNMEQQADLIAHYYAARYLDWKKYAAELPLFEAVLKPFFDSPHNKSLLPKYRNNLKWFGWITDRS; this is translated from the coding sequence GTGGACAAAGGTAACCGCAAACAAAAATGGCGTTTTCTCACCGAAAACGAAATCGATGTTGCCCGTAAAGTGTTTTCAGACGGCATCGACTATACCCGCGTTAAAATTTACCGCGGCATACCTTACGCCCCTCCTTTTAAAATAGCCGTTTCCCCAAACGGCAATATTTACTTTCCCCGTTACGACTGCCCGAACGACTTTGCCAAAACCGAACCCCGCTACCAAGTGTGGTTGATTCACGAACTGACCCATGTTTGGCAATACCAACACGGCTACCGCACTTGGTTCGGCGGTGCGCTTTTGGCGGTTAAGGGCGGCTATATCAAACGCAGCGCTTATGTTTATCCACGGCTTGACACCATCCGCAGTCTGAGTGATTTGAACATGGAACAGCAGGCCGACCTGATTGCCCATTACTATGCCGCCCGCTATCTCGATTGGAAAAAATACGCGGCCGAGTTGCCGTTGTTCGAGGCCGTCTTAAAACCTTTTTTCGACAGTCCTCACAATAAATCGCTGCTGCCGAAATATCGCAACAATTTGAAGTGGTTCGGCTGGATAACCGACAGAAGTTAA
- a CDS encoding DUF6973 domain-containing protein, protein MKRITLLAVSLLLSACHINDDESRRSKILRFIAQHPVAAQAIGLEDGDSTNLTSNAARFAKLTGLNDTANGKGKGTQVNAVRNALWQAAITSRFGSEIAEKAGNASEHSSSIREGKTEYFSRSAADLAVDLRNNRVGRQLGASNPNMEMKALSQIVLAHFYKDGLWTAKPVTEKGRRYWRISRTKISRTDYQIALNNLKPLNNNGFTEEEQIQHDAQKPNEIKQTIKVISGQKQ, encoded by the coding sequence ATGAAACGGATTACTTTACTTGCTGTCTCCCTACTGCTCTCAGCCTGCCATATAAATGACGATGAAAGCCGCCGCAGTAAAATCTTACGCTTTATCGCCCAACATCCGGTTGCCGCACAAGCCATTGGTTTAGAGGACGGAGATTCCACCAACCTTACCAGCAATGCTGCCCGCTTTGCCAAGCTTACCGGCCTTAACGATACTGCTAACGGTAAGGGCAAAGGTACACAAGTAAATGCTGTGCGCAACGCCCTGTGGCAAGCGGCCATTACATCTCGCTTCGGCAGCGAAATCGCAGAAAAAGCGGGGAACGCTTCCGAACACAGCTCGTCTATACGCGAAGGCAAAACCGAATATTTCAGCCGTTCCGCTGCCGATCTGGCCGTTGATTTACGCAACAACCGCGTCGGCCGGCAACTGGGAGCCTCTAATCCCAATATGGAAATGAAAGCCTTGAGCCAAATCGTGTTGGCACACTTTTATAAAGACGGCTTATGGACTGCCAAACCGGTTACTGAAAAAGGTCGCAGATATTGGCGCATCAGCCGTACCAAAATCAGCCGCACCGATTACCAAATCGCACTCAACAATTTAAAACCGCTTAACAACAACGGTTTTACCGAAGAAGAACAAATCCAACATGATGCCCAAAAACCCAATGAAATCAAACAAACGATCAAAGTAATAAGCGGACAAAAACAATAA
- the nudB gene encoding dihydroneopterin triphosphate diphosphatase gives MSAKPLKQPVSVLVILHDGQGNVLLIERADRAGFWQSVTGSIEPGETLEQTALREVREETGIVLSDGQLNNWYECNEYEIYPHWRHRYPKGITRNTEHVFSAQINRNTPVEIDLREHTAWQWLPIDDAAERVFSPSNKTAILNLHKHLF, from the coding sequence ATGTCGGCCAAACCCTTGAAGCAACCTGTTTCCGTATTGGTTATTCTGCATGACGGCCAAGGAAACGTGCTGCTGATCGAACGTGCCGACCGCGCCGGTTTCTGGCAATCGGTAACCGGCAGCATAGAACCCGGAGAAACGCTCGAACAAACCGCCTTACGCGAAGTACGGGAAGAAACCGGCATTGTGCTTTCAGACGGCCAACTGAACAATTGGTACGAATGCAACGAATATGAAATTTACCCGCATTGGCGGCATCGCTACCCAAAAGGAATAACTCGAAATACCGAGCATGTATTTTCCGCACAAATCAACCGCAATACCCCCGTTGAAATAGATTTGCGGGAACATACCGCATGGCAATGGCTTCCAATCGACGATGCAGCGGAACGCGTGTTTTCACCGTCCAATAAAACTGCGATTTTAAACCTGCATAAGCATTTGTTTTAA
- a CDS encoding mechanosensitive ion channel family protein, with amino-acid sequence MALTFWLSAYLTKKHLPDTPQHKGFLRHIARRLAWPLLMLPTAIATLSFWHLSGFNALWLQLLVMAARWMILIRLTLAIVHAALPENKMTDWLERFLSGALWVAFLLWVSGIDTIITDGLKSVVLPIGSAKLNLYTVLTGLVWVAIIMVFALWLARFIEGRLMDSTRLDINLRIVLSKIVRTLMIVAAVLIALPLVGIDLTILSVFGGALGVGIGFGLQKVASNYISGFIILGDRSIRPGDRLTVDNFTGYVTKITSRYVVLQSATGSEALIPNETFVTSTVINESYTSKALWQSLNIQVAYHTDLTKALSILEEAAAAQERVDSNPAPKAVITNFGENGIDLRIGFWVKDPENGFAVLFSTILLDIWQRFNEQGIEFPFPQREVRILNEAQAPSDMAILRASLKSQAEDTRADTPFDNQEK; translated from the coding sequence ATGGCGTTGACCTTTTGGCTCTCCGCCTACCTGACTAAGAAACACCTGCCCGACACCCCGCAGCACAAAGGCTTTCTCCGTCACATCGCCCGCCGTTTGGCCTGGCCTTTATTGATGCTGCCGACAGCGATTGCCACACTGTCGTTCTGGCATCTTTCGGGATTTAACGCCCTTTGGCTTCAATTATTGGTGATGGCTGCACGCTGGATGATTCTTATCCGCCTGACACTCGCGATTGTCCATGCCGCCCTTCCCGAAAACAAAATGACCGATTGGCTGGAACGCTTTCTCTCCGGCGCATTGTGGGTTGCCTTTCTGCTCTGGGTTTCCGGCATCGATACCATTATTACCGACGGCTTGAAATCCGTGGTGTTGCCGATTGGTTCGGCCAAACTGAATCTCTACACTGTTCTAACGGGCTTGGTGTGGGTGGCCATCATAATGGTCTTCGCTTTATGGCTGGCACGCTTCATCGAAGGCCGTCTGATGGACAGCACGCGGCTGGACATCAACCTGCGCATCGTGCTGTCTAAAATCGTCAGAACCCTGATGATCGTAGCCGCCGTGTTAATCGCACTGCCGCTGGTAGGCATCGACCTGACCATATTATCCGTATTCGGCGGTGCATTGGGTGTCGGTATCGGTTTCGGGCTACAAAAAGTGGCCAGCAACTATATTTCCGGCTTCATTATCTTAGGCGACCGCTCCATCCGCCCGGGCGACCGCTTGACGGTAGACAACTTTACTGGCTACGTAACCAAAATTACATCGCGCTATGTGGTTTTGCAAAGCGCAACCGGTTCCGAAGCATTGATTCCGAACGAAACTTTCGTAACGTCCACCGTAATCAACGAGTCTTACACCAGTAAGGCACTGTGGCAAAGCCTGAATATCCAAGTGGCCTACCACACCGACCTGACAAAAGCTTTGAGTATTTTGGAAGAAGCGGCCGCCGCACAAGAACGTGTCGACAGCAACCCCGCACCCAAAGCCGTGATCACCAATTTCGGTGAAAACGGTATCGATTTGCGTATCGGCTTTTGGGTAAAAGACCCCGAAAACGGTTTTGCTGTATTGTTTTCCACCATTTTGCTCGATATTTGGCAACGATTTAACGAGCAAGGCATCGAGTTCCCCTTCCCGCAACGTGAAGTACGTATTCTCAATGAAGCGCAAGCTCCCAGCGACATGGCCATTCTGCGGGCCTCTTTAAAATCACAGGCGGAAGATACCCGTGCCGATACGCCGTTCGACAATCAAGAAAAATAA
- a CDS encoding nucleoside hydrolase, translating to MSEKIRLIIDTDPGQDDAAAILMAHGLAKRGLIDFMAITVVAGNVGLHHTANNARIICDWAGEKDFPVYAGASKPLLRQLVTAEEVHGKTGLDGAELHEPVCPLQPVHAVPYLIDTLRKADDASITLCPIGPLTNIAQALSLAPDITRAIKKIVLMGGNYFEAGNITPSAEFNFYVDPHAAQIVLQSGAPITILPLDVTHKACITTPRMDVLRNQNNVNGRRLADILQSYERFDTQKFGLEGGPLHDPCAITYAVFPEFFSGKDCNVEVETQSNLTLGACAVDWWGTTGKPVNAYWVTEVNANKMFYELAESIKQLP from the coding sequence ATGTCTGAAAAAATCCGCCTGATTATCGATACTGACCCCGGTCAGGACGATGCCGCCGCCATTTTGATGGCGCACGGCTTGGCCAAACGCGGCCTGATTGATTTCATGGCCATTACGGTTGTTGCCGGCAACGTCGGCCTGCATCATACCGCCAACAACGCCCGTATTATTTGCGATTGGGCGGGAGAAAAAGACTTCCCCGTTTATGCCGGTGCAAGCAAACCCCTTCTCCGCCAATTGGTTACGGCCGAAGAAGTACATGGGAAAACCGGTTTGGACGGGGCAGAGCTGCATGAACCCGTGTGCCCGTTGCAACCCGTGCATGCCGTTCCCTATCTGATCGACACTCTGCGCAAAGCTGATGATGCCAGCATCACGCTGTGCCCTATCGGACCGTTGACCAACATCGCCCAAGCCTTGAGCCTTGCCCCCGATATTACCCGTGCAATCAAAAAAATCGTGTTGATGGGCGGCAATTATTTTGAAGCCGGCAACATCACACCGTCTGCGGAATTTAATTTTTATGTCGATCCCCATGCCGCACAAATCGTACTGCAAAGCGGCGCTCCGATTACTATTTTACCGCTTGACGTTACCCACAAAGCCTGCATTACCACCCCGCGCATGGATGTTTTACGCAACCAAAACAACGTAAACGGCCGCCGCTTGGCCGATATTCTGCAAAGTTACGAACGTTTCGATACGCAAAAATTCGGTTTGGAAGGCGGCCCTCTGCACGACCCATGTGCCATCACTTACGCCGTTTTCCCTGAATTTTTCAGCGGTAAAGATTGCAACGTAGAAGTTGAAACCCAAAGCAACTTAACCTTGGGCGCTTGTGCGGTAGACTGGTGGGGCACAACGGGCAAACCCGTCAACGCCTACTGGGTTACTGAAGTAAATGCCAACAAGATGTTCTATGAGCTGGCGGAATCTATAAAACAGCTTCCTTAA
- the gyrA gene encoding DNA gyrase subunit A — protein sequence MTDATIRNDHHFAKETIPISLEDEMRRSYLDYAMSVIVGRALPDVRDGLKPVHRRVLYAMHELKNSWNSAYKKSARIVGDVIGKYHPHGDSAVYDTIVRMAQDFSMRYVLVDGQGNFGSVDGDGAAAMRYTEIRMAKIAHEMMADIEEETVNFGPNYDGSESEPLVLPTRFPALLVNGSSGIAVGMATNIPPHNLPDTIDACLQLLAHPETGIDELINIIKAPDFPTGATIYGLGGVREGYKTGRGRVVMRGKTHIEPIGKNGEREAIIIDEIPYQVNKAKLVEKIGELVRDKVLEGISDLRDESDKSGMRVVIELKRNENAEVVLNQLYKLTQLQDSFGINMVALVDGQPRLLNLKQILSEFLRHRREVVTRRTLFRLKKARHEGHIAEGKAVALSNIDEMIQLIKESADAPEAKEKLLARPWQSGLVGEMLSRTDLDMQMARPEGLPAGLGLQSGGYFLSEIQADAILRMSLRNLTGLDQDTIVNDYKNIMAQIIDFLDILAKPERITQIIHEELEEIKTHFGDERRSEINPFGGDIADEDLIPPREMVVTLTHGGYIKTQPTTDYQAQRRGGRGKQAAATKDEDFIETLFVANTHDYLMCFTNFGKCHWIKVYKLPEGGRNSRGRPINNVIQLDEGEKVSAILAVRDFPEDEYVFFATAQGMVKKVQLSAFKNVRAQGIKAIALKEGDSLVGVARTSGTSDIMLFSNLGKAIRFNEYYEQRNGDADEAENEDSDGLNEAEDNSDENGETPALKGNGVRPSGRGSGGLRGMRLPSDGRIVSLITFSPECEQDETLQVLTATANGYGKRTPIADYSRKGKGGQGNIAINTGERNGELVAATLVAETDDLMLITSGGVLIRTKVDQIRETGRAAAGVKLINLDAGETLVSLERVAEPEEDEVETGVEGVENAIEPADNGKDNT from the coding sequence ATGACCGACGCAACTATCCGCAACGATCACCACTTCGCCAAAGAAACCATTCCCATCAGCTTAGAAGACGAAATGCGCCGCAGCTACCTTGATTACGCCATGAGCGTGATTGTAGGGCGTGCGCTGCCCGATGTGCGTGACGGCCTGAAGCCTGTTCACCGCCGCGTGCTGTATGCCATGCACGAGTTGAAAAACAGTTGGAACAGCGCTTATAAGAAGTCTGCCCGTATCGTCGGCGACGTGATCGGTAAATACCATCCGCACGGCGACAGCGCGGTGTACGACACTATTGTGCGTATGGCTCAAGATTTCTCGATGCGCTATGTGTTGGTCGACGGTCAGGGCAACTTCGGTTCGGTAGACGGCGACGGTGCGGCGGCCATGCGTTATACCGAAATCCGCATGGCGAAAATCGCCCATGAAATGATGGCGGATATCGAAGAAGAAACCGTTAATTTCGGCCCCAACTACGACGGCAGCGAGAGCGAACCTTTGGTTTTACCGACCCGTTTTCCTGCTTTGCTGGTTAACGGTTCTTCGGGCATTGCCGTCGGTATGGCCACCAATATTCCGCCGCACAATCTGCCCGACACCATTGATGCCTGCCTGCAATTGCTGGCTCACCCCGAAACCGGTATCGACGAGTTAATTAATATCATCAAAGCCCCCGATTTCCCTACCGGTGCAACCATTTACGGTTTGGGCGGTGTGCGCGAAGGCTATAAAACCGGCCGTGGCCGCGTGGTGATGCGCGGTAAAACGCATATCGAACCCATCGGCAAAAACGGCGAGCGCGAAGCCATCATCATCGACGAAATTCCCTATCAGGTAAATAAAGCCAAGCTGGTGGAAAAAATCGGCGAGCTGGTGCGCGATAAAGTGTTGGAAGGTATTTCCGATCTGCGCGACGAATCCGACAAATCAGGCATGCGCGTGGTTATCGAACTGAAGCGCAACGAAAACGCCGAAGTGGTATTGAACCAGCTCTATAAGCTCACGCAGTTGCAAGACAGCTTCGGCATCAATATGGTGGCATTGGTCGACGGTCAACCGCGCCTGTTGAACCTGAAACAGATTTTGAGCGAGTTTTTGCGCCACCGCCGCGAAGTGGTTACCCGCCGCACCTTGTTCCGTCTCAAAAAAGCGCGTCATGAAGGCCATATCGCTGAAGGTAAAGCCGTCGCTTTATCGAATATCGACGAAATGATTCAGCTGATTAAAGAATCTGCCGATGCCCCAGAAGCCAAAGAAAAGCTGCTCGCGCGTCCGTGGCAGTCGGGCTTGGTCGGCGAAATGTTGTCCCGCACCGATTTGGATATGCAGATGGCCCGCCCGGAAGGTTTGCCTGCCGGATTAGGTTTGCAAAGCGGCGGTTATTTCCTGAGCGAAATCCAAGCCGATGCCATTTTGCGCATGAGTCTGCGTAACCTGACCGGTCTCGACCAAGATACGATTGTCAACGACTACAAAAACATCATGGCGCAGATTATCGACTTCTTGGATATTTTGGCCAAACCCGAGCGGATTACCCAAATCATTCACGAAGAATTGGAAGAAATCAAAACCCATTTCGGTGACGAACGCCGCAGCGAAATCAATCCGTTTGGCGGCGATATTGCCGATGAAGACCTGATTCCGCCGCGTGAAATGGTGGTAACGCTGACGCACGGCGGTTATATCAAAACCCAGCCGACCACCGATTATCAAGCGCAACGTCGCGGCGGGCGCGGCAAACAGGCGGCAGCCACTAAAGACGAAGACTTTATCGAAACCCTGTTTGTTGCCAACACGCATGATTATCTGATGTGCTTTACCAATTTCGGCAAATGCCATTGGATCAAAGTGTACAAACTGCCCGAAGGTGGCCGCAACAGCCGAGGCCGTCCGATTAACAACGTGATTCAGCTTGACGAAGGCGAGAAAGTCAGCGCGATTCTGGCCGTGCGCGACTTCCCGGAAGACGAATACGTTTTCTTCGCCACCGCGCAAGGTATGGTGAAAAAAGTGCAGCTTTCCGCCTTCAAAAACGTGCGCGCGCAAGGCATTAAAGCCATTGCCCTCAAAGAAGGCGATTCACTGGTGGGGGTTGCCCGTACCTCCGGTACCAGCGATATTATGCTGTTTTCCAACTTGGGTAAGGCCATCCGTTTTAATGAATACTATGAACAGCGCAACGGCGATGCCGATGAAGCGGAAAACGAAGATTCAGACGGCCTCAATGAAGCGGAAGACAACAGCGACGAAAACGGCGAAACACCTGCCTTAAAAGGCAACGGCGTGCGCCCGAGCGGTCGCGGCAGCGGCGGCCTGCGCGGTATGCGTCTGCCTTCAGACGGCCGCATCGTCAGCCTGATTACCTTCTCACCCGAATGCGAACAAGACGAAACCCTGCAAGTGCTAACCGCCACGGCCAACGGCTACGGCAAGCGCACGCCGATTGCCGATTACAGCCGCAAAGGCAAAGGCGGGCAGGGCAATATCGCCATTAATACCGGCGAACGCAACGGCGAATTAGTAGCGGCGACATTGGTTGCCGAAACCGATGATTTGATGCTGATTACCAGCGGCGGCGTATTAATCAGAACCAAAGTCGACCAAATCCGCGAAACCGGCCGTGCCGCAGCGGGTGTGAAGCTGATTAATCTCGATGCAGGAGAAACGTTGGTTAGTCTGGAACGAGTGGCCGAACCTGAAGAAGATGAAGTAGAAACCGGTGTAGAAGGTGTGGAGAACGCCATAGAACCGGCCGATAATGGTAAAGATAACACTTAG
- a CDS encoding pseudouridine synthase yields MKNLIAFNKPYGVVCQFSRHEKHKCLKDYIDVPQFYPAGRLDTDSEGLLLLTDDGRLQAQIAEPKYRKEKTYWAQVEGLPDEVKLDILRRGVDLGDFVAQPAEVRLLNALETKKLWPRIPPVRERKTVADFWLEIKISEGKNRQVRRMTAKAGYPCLRLVRVAVGRLNLFDLGLGLGEWAFCGKKP; encoded by the coding sequence ATGAAAAATTTAATAGCTTTTAATAAACCGTATGGGGTAGTTTGCCAGTTTTCACGGCATGAAAAGCATAAATGTTTGAAAGATTATATTGATGTGCCGCAATTTTATCCGGCCGGCCGGTTGGACACCGATAGCGAAGGCTTGCTTCTGCTTACCGACGACGGCCGTTTGCAGGCGCAGATTGCCGAACCTAAATATCGGAAAGAGAAAACATATTGGGCGCAGGTGGAGGGTTTGCCCGATGAAGTAAAACTGGATATTTTGCGCAGAGGCGTGGATTTGGGGGATTTTGTGGCACAACCTGCCGAAGTACGGCTTTTAAATGCACTGGAAACGAAGAAATTGTGGCCGCGTATTCCACCAGTGCGCGAACGTAAAACCGTTGCTGATTTTTGGTTGGAAATTAAAATTAGCGAAGGGAAAAACCGTCAAGTGCGCAGGATGACGGCTAAAGCCGGATATCCCTGTTTGCGTTTAGTGCGGGTAGCGGTAGGCCGTTTGAATTTATTTGATTTGGGCTTGGGTTTGGGAGAATGGGCATTCTGCGGAAAAAAGCCCTGA
- the hscB gene encoding Fe-S protein assembly co-chaperone HscB, whose amino-acid sequence MNQYFDLFGLKPCFDIDTETLEQAYRLLAARFHPDKFAATSAFEQKQAMMMASTINEAYRILKNPTDRAAYLLKQQGIDADSPEHTLFPPDFLMQQMEWREMLEEARAAKDEISLVALSAEIATEQRNLCEKLQTAFSNNQYEEAAAEVRKSRFLDKLHREIQTALP is encoded by the coding sequence ATGAATCAATACTTTGATCTGTTCGGATTAAAACCTTGCTTCGATATCGATACCGAAACATTGGAACAGGCTTACCGCCTTCTGGCTGCCCGGTTCCATCCGGATAAGTTTGCAGCAACGTCGGCATTCGAACAAAAACAGGCTATGATGATGGCTTCCACCATTAACGAAGCCTACCGTATCCTGAAAAATCCGACCGACCGGGCCGCATATTTATTGAAGCAGCAAGGTATTGATGCAGATTCGCCGGAGCACACACTATTCCCGCCCGATTTTTTAATGCAACAGATGGAATGGCGGGAAATGCTGGAAGAAGCCCGAGCGGCAAAAGATGAAATCTCTTTGGTTGCATTAAGCGCAGAAATTGCAACCGAGCAACGGAATTTGTGCGAAAAACTTCAGACGGCCTTTTCAAATAACCAATATGAAGAAGCGGCTGCAGAAGTACGCAAAAGCCGTTTTTTAGACAAACTTCATCGGGAAATACAAACTGCGCTACCCTAA